Proteins co-encoded in one Bremerella sp. TYQ1 genomic window:
- the polX gene encoding DNA polymerase/3'-5' exonuclease PolX, whose product MNNAQIAAKFDMLADLLEFQGANSFRIRAYRNASRTIEGLSQQISDLLEDKSQKLTDLEGIGKDLADKCQVLVETGKLPQLEELQSKIPQSVLAMLRIPGLGPKKAAVIYKELGIATLEDLREACQQERVRALKGFGAKTEQTILNGIDLAATAEQRVYWAKADQLVARLREHLESVAGIDRLTFAGSYRRGKETVGDIDILTVADSATAAMDRLGEFPELEEVIARGDTKMSIRLVNNMQVDLRVVPAKSYGAAMQYFTGSKEHNVKIRGIAKQLGLKVNEYGVFKVEENGDETYVAGETEEDVYGALDLPWFPPELRENREEFKLAESGGFPALITVEDIVGDMHMHTDATDGVNTLEEMIEAAIAKGYKYIAITDHSKRVSMANGLNAERLLDQWKTIDQLNKKYDGQIQILKGLECDILEKGGMDLPDDVLSQGDWIIASVHYGQNQPKEQITDRIIGALENPNICIVAHPTGRLLNRREPYEVDLEAVLQCAKENRKFVELNANPARLDLNDIQCHAAKQRGIPIGINSDGHKIEGLEVMRYGIMQARRAGLTKEDVVNTRPWKEIQKLLGRT is encoded by the coding sequence ATGAACAACGCTCAAATTGCTGCCAAGTTCGATATGCTGGCAGATCTTCTCGAATTCCAAGGTGCCAACTCATTTCGAATTCGAGCCTACCGAAACGCGTCGCGGACGATTGAAGGCCTCTCGCAACAGATTAGCGACCTCTTGGAAGACAAGTCGCAAAAGCTGACCGACTTGGAAGGAATCGGCAAAGATCTCGCCGACAAATGCCAGGTGCTTGTCGAAACCGGAAAGCTGCCTCAGCTAGAAGAGCTGCAAAGCAAGATTCCGCAGTCGGTTCTCGCCATGTTGCGAATCCCAGGCCTAGGTCCAAAAAAGGCGGCCGTCATCTACAAAGAGTTGGGCATCGCCACGTTGGAAGACCTGCGCGAGGCCTGTCAGCAGGAGCGTGTACGAGCGTTAAAGGGTTTCGGAGCAAAAACCGAGCAGACCATTCTTAATGGCATCGATCTCGCCGCGACGGCTGAGCAGCGAGTTTATTGGGCGAAAGCGGACCAGTTAGTCGCTCGGCTGCGAGAACATCTGGAAAGTGTTGCAGGAATCGACAGATTAACGTTCGCTGGCAGTTATCGCCGCGGCAAGGAAACCGTGGGAGATATCGATATTTTGACCGTTGCCGATTCCGCTACCGCGGCAATGGATCGTCTCGGGGAGTTCCCGGAGCTGGAAGAGGTTATTGCTCGAGGCGATACGAAGATGTCGATCCGCCTGGTCAACAACATGCAGGTCGACTTACGCGTCGTACCAGCGAAAAGCTACGGTGCAGCGATGCAGTACTTTACTGGATCGAAAGAACACAACGTTAAGATTCGAGGGATCGCCAAGCAGCTTGGGTTGAAAGTCAACGAATATGGCGTGTTCAAAGTCGAAGAGAACGGAGACGAAACGTACGTTGCCGGAGAGACCGAAGAGGATGTGTATGGGGCCCTCGATTTACCATGGTTTCCGCCAGAATTGCGTGAGAACCGCGAAGAGTTCAAGCTCGCGGAGTCTGGTGGCTTTCCGGCATTGATCACCGTGGAAGATATTGTTGGCGATATGCATATGCATACCGACGCAACCGACGGTGTGAACACGTTGGAGGAAATGATCGAAGCTGCCATTGCAAAAGGGTATAAGTACATCGCGATTACCGACCACTCCAAACGTGTCAGCATGGCCAACGGTTTGAATGCCGAGCGGCTGCTAGATCAGTGGAAGACGATCGATCAGCTGAACAAGAAATACGACGGTCAGATTCAGATCCTCAAAGGGCTTGAATGCGACATTCTTGAGAAGGGGGGCATGGATCTGCCGGACGATGTCCTTTCGCAAGGAGATTGGATTATTGCCAGTGTTCACTACGGGCAAAACCAACCGAAAGAGCAGATTACTGACCGAATTATTGGGGCTCTAGAAAACCCCAATATCTGCATCGTTGCACACCCAACGGGAAGGCTGCTCAACCGGCGCGAACCGTATGAAGTCGACTTGGAGGCGGTGCTGCAGTGTGCCAAGGAGAACCGCAAGTTCGTGGAGCTGAATGCCAACCCGGCGCGGCTCGACTTGAATGACATTCAGTGTCACGCCGCAAAACAACGCGGCATTCCAATCGGAATCAACAGCGACGGCCACAAGATCGAAGGGCTCGAAGTGATGCGTTACGGAATTATGCAGGCACGTCGAGCAGGGTTAACCAAGGAGGACGTCGTGAACACGCGTCCTTGGAAAGAGATTCAAAAGCTACTTGGCCGAACTTAA
- a CDS encoding SGNH/GDSL hydrolase family protein: protein MKTSPPVVCLIFFLLLPSVYGAESKASAVERLAGKRVVFLGDSITQAGGYVTFFDYYLEKLYPQQSFEIYGLGLASETLSGLSEDNHAGGKFPRPCLFERLPRLLERVKPGIVFACYGINDGIYQPLDAERFAAFQDGVQRLISQCKMAGVQQIYLVTPPIYDMEAKAGEFNYDDVMTKYAAWEKSLDIDGVEVIDLHTAMRKARDARTEPFSKDRVHPGAEGHLLMAQTILTSLGVSLPEESLTEIKADPLYQQVDKLRRHRSSRWMNHIGYTREKKVEPQALGDAPEVATSLQSDIDELRRGK, encoded by the coding sequence ATGAAAACCTCCCCGCCGGTTGTTTGCCTCATCTTCTTTCTGCTTCTTCCCTCGGTTTATGGTGCGGAATCGAAAGCTTCTGCCGTTGAACGTCTCGCCGGTAAGCGGGTCGTGTTTCTGGGAGATAGCATCACCCAAGCTGGCGGCTATGTGACGTTTTTCGATTACTATCTCGAGAAGCTTTATCCCCAACAAAGCTTCGAGATCTACGGACTGGGGCTGGCCAGCGAAACGTTGTCAGGCCTCAGCGAAGACAACCATGCCGGTGGCAAGTTCCCTCGGCCTTGCTTGTTCGAGCGGTTACCGCGCCTGCTCGAGCGTGTGAAGCCAGGGATCGTGTTCGCTTGCTACGGAATCAACGATGGCATCTACCAACCGCTTGATGCGGAACGGTTCGCGGCGTTTCAAGATGGCGTGCAGCGATTGATTTCCCAGTGCAAGATGGCCGGGGTGCAGCAGATCTATTTGGTCACTCCACCCATCTACGATATGGAAGCGAAGGCAGGCGAGTTTAACTACGACGACGTGATGACCAAGTATGCCGCGTGGGAGAAGTCGCTCGATATCGACGGCGTAGAAGTGATCGATCTACATACTGCCATGCGGAAGGCCCGCGATGCGAGGACCGAGCCGTTCTCGAAAGATCGCGTTCATCCAGGGGCGGAAGGGCACTTGTTGATGGCCCAAACCATTTTGACTTCCCTGGGAGTCTCGCTTCCAGAAGAATCGCTTACGGAGATCAAAGCGGATCCTCTTTACCAACAAGTCGACAAGCTTCGTCGACATCGCTCGTCTCGCTGGATGAATCACATTGGATATACCCGGGAAAAGAAAGTAGAACCGCAGGCACTGGGTGATGCCCCTGAGGTCGCCACGTCGCTGCAATCCGACATCGACGAGCTTCGTCGCGGGAAGTAG
- a CDS encoding DUF1598 domain-containing protein, which produces MLNLIRAGILASFALVIAIQNPSLTCADGTEKAATKQSLSRVRSFSEVGEFTRAFEELSQVTDPSLRDDGHKMIADIQMKAGLIHAAVETASYIESDQTRSDVLTQASQQRSQTTGARGGGITPDFDQLIDLITTTVEPETWEELGGAGAISPFPTGVYVDSEGTLKRVTTLTNDTLLSEVHDAAKIATANQNVSNNSPLRKVSLTRLEKESQLLWAVGREPDDTMKNLAGIYEVKYLLVYPETGEIVIAGPAGPWQPNAEGRPVNQATGHPVLQLDDFVVLLRNAIDNQGKFGCAITPTQEGLKKAQAYLDSTSDKPLHPRQRDHWLEGLRDAVGPQEITVHGVSPETRVGQIIVEADYHMKRIGMGLEEGTAGVPSYLDMVTIPPGGTAPPMDVLRWWFTLDYRSVNVNEGRNAFQLAGPGVKVLSENEMLDDQGKRIHTNKSTAENATFARNFSQNYDALSVKYPIYAEMKNIFDLAMICSLIEQERVADQADWGMTHFGPKGNYQVTTGPVPSVVDTIMNMRVINKKHIIAGVSGGVSFDPTAMLTDDAMKVDDYGLMKADRAASVVPKDIKHHDWWWD; this is translated from the coding sequence GTGCTCAATCTCATCCGAGCGGGGATCTTGGCGAGTTTTGCGCTCGTTATTGCTATCCAAAATCCATCTCTTACCTGCGCCGATGGCACTGAAAAAGCCGCCACGAAGCAGTCGCTTTCGCGCGTCCGCTCGTTCAGCGAAGTGGGCGAATTCACGCGTGCCTTCGAAGAGCTTTCGCAGGTCACCGACCCATCGCTGCGAGACGACGGGCACAAGATGATTGCCGACATTCAAATGAAAGCCGGCCTAATTCATGCCGCCGTCGAAACCGCGTCGTATATCGAAAGCGATCAAACGCGTTCCGACGTACTAACGCAGGCCTCCCAGCAGCGTAGCCAAACGACCGGCGCCAGGGGTGGCGGGATTACGCCTGACTTCGATCAGCTAATCGACTTAATCACCACCACCGTCGAACCCGAAACCTGGGAAGAACTCGGCGGTGCCGGGGCGATCTCACCGTTCCCGACTGGGGTTTATGTCGACTCTGAAGGAACGCTGAAGCGCGTGACAACGCTTACCAACGACACGCTTCTTTCCGAAGTCCACGACGCGGCCAAGATTGCGACCGCGAACCAGAACGTTTCGAACAATTCGCCGCTGAGAAAAGTCTCGCTCACGCGATTGGAAAAAGAATCGCAGCTGCTATGGGCCGTTGGGCGCGAGCCAGACGACACGATGAAGAACCTAGCGGGGATTTACGAGGTCAAGTATTTGCTCGTCTATCCTGAAACGGGCGAGATTGTCATTGCCGGTCCTGCAGGCCCATGGCAACCCAATGCAGAAGGACGCCCAGTCAATCAAGCGACGGGACATCCGGTTCTCCAACTGGACGACTTCGTCGTGCTGCTTCGCAACGCGATCGACAACCAAGGTAAATTCGGCTGCGCGATCACGCCGACGCAAGAAGGCCTGAAGAAAGCGCAAGCCTATCTCGACTCCACGTCCGACAAACCACTGCATCCACGTCAACGCGACCATTGGCTGGAAGGTTTACGAGACGCCGTTGGCCCACAAGAGATCACCGTTCATGGGGTTAGCCCTGAAACGCGTGTCGGCCAAATCATCGTCGAAGCCGACTATCACATGAAGCGAATCGGTATGGGTCTGGAAGAGGGCACAGCCGGAGTGCCGAGTTACCTGGACATGGTTACGATTCCGCCGGGCGGTACGGCTCCACCGATGGACGTTCTACGTTGGTGGTTCACGCTCGACTATCGCAGTGTGAACGTCAACGAAGGTCGTAATGCTTTCCAACTCGCCGGTCCTGGTGTGAAAGTTCTCAGCGAGAACGAAATGCTGGACGACCAAGGCAAGCGAATCCACACCAACAAAAGTACCGCCGAAAACGCGACGTTTGCTCGTAATTTCTCGCAGAACTACGATGCGTTATCGGTGAAGTACCCGATCTACGCCGAAATGAAAAACATCTTCGACTTGGCGATGATTTGCTCGTTGATCGAACAAGAGCGAGTCGCCGATCAAGCCGACTGGGGCATGACTCACTTCGGTCCGAAAGGGAACTATCAAGTCACCACCGGCCCGGTTCCAAGCGTTGTCGACACGATCATGAACATGCGTGTCATCAACAAAAAGCACATCATAGCCGGCGTGAGCGGAGGCGTCAGCTTCGACCCTACCGCCATGCTGACCGACGACGCCATGAAAGTCGACGACTACGGTCTCATGAAAGCAGACCGAGCAGCGAGTGTTGTCCCTAAAGATATCAAGCACCACGATTGGTGGTGGGACTAG
- a CDS encoding ATP-dependent Clp protease proteolytic subunit, with translation MAKPAKPDTSPDSEHEEETGPSEIVISGEFGESCTEIYEKILEVPLEGECTLYFDSPGGSSYAAIGLVTLLRLRKINATGIVIGECSSAAIWPFAACKKRYVTPWSVMLFHPMRWQSDENIPVTEAAEWVRHYHHLNSEMDSMLASLFGTKQELIAEWTHPGRFVTGNELAATGLAELIELF, from the coding sequence ATGGCCAAGCCTGCCAAACCGGACACTTCCCCCGACTCCGAGCATGAAGAAGAAACCGGCCCGTCTGAGATTGTCATCTCTGGCGAGTTCGGGGAATCGTGTACCGAGATTTACGAGAAAATCTTGGAAGTCCCCCTCGAAGGCGAATGCACGCTTTACTTCGATTCCCCTGGCGGAAGCTCGTATGCGGCCATCGGTTTGGTAACGCTGCTACGGCTACGGAAGATCAACGCGACTGGTATCGTGATCGGCGAGTGTTCTTCTGCCGCCATTTGGCCCTTCGCGGCATGTAAAAAACGGTATGTAACGCCATGGAGCGTGATGCTGTTTCATCCCATGCGTTGGCAGAGCGACGAGAATATCCCCGTGACCGAAGCAGCTGAGTGGGTTCGGCACTACCATCACTTGAATTCCGAGATGGATTCGATGCTGGCAAGCTTGTTCGGCACGAAGCAGGAATTGATCGCCGAGTGGACCCATCCTGGGCGGTTCGTCACTGGGAACGAACTTGCTGCGACTGGGCTGGCCGAGTTAATCGAGCTTTTCTGA
- a CDS encoding PQQ-binding-like beta-propeller repeat protein, whose protein sequence is MITRRFCWNFLGVAVAMAIIPSIAMSGDWPQILGPNRNGHAEEEKLLDKWPEKGPDEIWKKNLGTGYAGPAVADGVVYLFHRESRSELLEAVELKTGKKIWTRDMRASYQPSINPDDGPRCVPVVTKDAVIVYGAAGILRSVDRESGKLRWEVDLAGHFAAPDGYFGAGSTPIVFDKSVLVNVGGRNGAGIVAVSLEDGQFQWKSTNDAASYSSPVMANIADRPYAVFVTRLQTAIVDPFTGNPIYGFPFGARGPTVNAATPIVSGDKLFVTASYGVGAKLVQLDKNQFKPIWENDDSLSSQYNTPVLVGDYLYGIHGREDLGTPELRCVEFATGKVMWSETLPGTAHLIHADGKMIAVTNEGTAILFLPDEKKFSEISRFRASNDIVRALPALSGGYLLVRETGTRGGPIRCFQIGKTP, encoded by the coding sequence ATGATTACTCGCCGATTCTGCTGGAATTTCCTCGGGGTAGCTGTCGCCATGGCAATTATCCCCAGCATTGCCATGTCTGGCGATTGGCCTCAAATTCTGGGCCCCAACCGAAATGGGCACGCCGAAGAGGAAAAGCTGCTGGATAAATGGCCAGAAAAAGGGCCTGACGAAATTTGGAAAAAGAATCTCGGTACTGGATACGCTGGACCTGCCGTTGCGGATGGCGTCGTCTATCTATTTCACCGGGAAAGCCGATCGGAACTTCTCGAGGCTGTCGAACTCAAAACGGGCAAGAAGATTTGGACCCGCGATATGCGAGCCTCGTATCAACCGTCCATTAACCCGGACGATGGCCCCCGCTGCGTTCCCGTGGTAACCAAAGATGCGGTGATTGTATACGGAGCCGCTGGAATCCTCCGAAGCGTAGATCGCGAAAGTGGTAAACTCCGCTGGGAAGTAGATCTGGCTGGCCACTTCGCCGCCCCGGACGGATATTTTGGTGCGGGAAGTACTCCGATTGTTTTCGACAAGTCTGTCCTCGTGAATGTCGGTGGACGCAATGGCGCCGGGATCGTCGCCGTCAGTCTGGAAGATGGTCAGTTTCAGTGGAAGTCGACCAATGACGCAGCCAGCTATTCATCTCCAGTAATGGCCAATATTGCCGATCGCCCCTACGCCGTGTTCGTGACGCGTCTGCAAACCGCCATCGTCGATCCGTTCACTGGTAACCCAATTTATGGATTCCCATTCGGCGCTCGGGGACCAACCGTCAATGCCGCAACTCCGATCGTCTCCGGCGATAAGCTTTTCGTTACCGCCAGTTATGGTGTCGGAGCCAAATTGGTACAGCTCGATAAAAATCAGTTCAAACCGATTTGGGAGAACGACGATTCTCTTTCGAGTCAGTACAACACGCCGGTGCTCGTAGGCGACTATTTATATGGGATACATGGACGGGAAGATCTCGGTACGCCGGAACTTCGCTGCGTAGAATTCGCCACAGGAAAAGTGATGTGGTCGGAAACGTTACCAGGCACGGCTCATCTGATTCACGCCGATGGAAAGATGATTGCGGTAACCAACGAAGGAACCGCGATCTTGTTTCTGCCCGATGAAAAGAAATTCAGTGAGATCAGCCGCTTCCGCGCAAGCAACGACATCGTTCGTGCGTTGCCTGCGCTGAGCGGTGGTTATTTGTTGGTTCGCGAAACGGGCACGCGGGGAGGACCGATTCGCTGTTTTCAGATTGGTAAAACTCCGTAG
- a CDS encoding FAD:protein FMN transferase: MTSEEERLASRRNFLRGKIRSQSEAEAEEAPKSGVQVPSSTAPGAYLIELTRKAMACQFEVYLNAMGPGSETEAAVGALDLVTQLEQQLSAYRYDSEICMLGATAYLRPQKVEPRLFALLQLSVQLFRDTHGAFDITAGPLSKVWGFFDREGKVPDENDLVEAMQSVGSNKLELDAENQTLFFTQEGVELNLGSIGKGYALDRCREHLLDAEVEDFLVHGGTSSVLANGTRHDGTGREGWEVGVPHPLRPDRRIGTVHLKNEALGTSGAAFQVFIHEGKKYGHVLDPRSGRPATQVLSATVIAPSAALADALATACYVMGPEETEAFLSNYPDISVLLVQAGKRRGSVETIMLGGMEERFMLAPAPRVD, translated from the coding sequence GTGACGTCTGAAGAGGAAAGACTGGCCAGCCGCCGCAATTTTTTGCGAGGAAAAATACGCTCTCAAAGCGAAGCGGAGGCGGAAGAAGCCCCAAAATCGGGTGTTCAGGTTCCTTCTTCAACCGCTCCAGGGGCCTACTTGATCGAGCTTACCAGGAAGGCGATGGCGTGCCAGTTCGAGGTTTACTTGAACGCCATGGGGCCTGGCAGCGAAACCGAAGCGGCCGTCGGCGCGCTCGATCTTGTGACGCAGCTAGAGCAGCAGCTTTCCGCTTATCGCTATGACAGCGAGATCTGCATGTTGGGAGCGACCGCCTATCTCCGTCCCCAGAAAGTTGAACCGCGACTGTTCGCGTTGCTTCAGCTTTCCGTCCAGCTGTTTCGCGATACGCACGGAGCTTTTGATATTACGGCTGGACCGTTATCCAAAGTGTGGGGGTTCTTCGACCGCGAAGGAAAAGTGCCCGACGAAAACGACCTGGTTGAAGCGATGCAGTCCGTTGGCAGCAACAAGCTGGAACTCGACGCTGAGAACCAAACCCTATTCTTCACTCAGGAAGGCGTGGAGCTGAACCTAGGCAGTATCGGCAAAGGGTACGCGCTGGATAGGTGCCGAGAACATTTGCTGGACGCCGAAGTGGAAGACTTTCTAGTGCATGGCGGTACGAGCAGCGTTTTAGCCAATGGAACGCGACACGATGGAACCGGGCGCGAAGGCTGGGAAGTGGGCGTTCCTCATCCGTTGCGTCCAGATCGACGAATCGGAACGGTTCACCTGAAGAACGAGGCGCTGGGGACATCCGGGGCCGCATTTCAGGTTTTCATCCACGAAGGGAAGAAGTACGGCCACGTGCTTGATCCCCGCAGCGGACGACCAGCCACCCAAGTTTTGTCGGCAACGGTCATCGCTCCGAGTGCTGCGTTGGCGGACGCATTGGCAACCGCATGCTACGTAATGGGCCCGGAGGAAACCGAAGCTTTCCTGTCGAATTACCCCGACATTTCGGTTTTGCTCGTTCAAGCAGGCAAACGCCGAGGCTCGGTGGAAACGATCATGCTCGGCGGAATGGAAGAACGGTTCATGCTCGCTCCCGCACCCCGAGTCGACTAG
- a CDS encoding cytochrome c, which produces MRQLVLALAIGTLGSLVTASSVVAQDSDRRAKPPTFNGATTNIIFFKDVFAEALEGERPAILSENRQAPAMASNGGGGGMASPAASGGGEAGEWADIISPTTIQDEVKRLNNQLLETVQNVRKFNGGGFEEARRDFTELAMLFEIIDEHDGDVRWKEFALTARDGFARAGFNSKVGTDNSFKEAKLRAEDLEQLVRGGSLDVREADPKATWEEIADRPPLMQRLEIAYQKRLKPMTASASEFNDNIEDILHEAEIVAAIGHAMQKEGFEYYDDEDYVTFCQQMQDAALRVVKAVKENNADEARKATGDVGQACTLCHESYR; this is translated from the coding sequence ATGCGTCAATTGGTTCTCGCCCTTGCAATTGGAACTCTCGGCAGCCTAGTCACCGCTTCGTCGGTCGTCGCTCAAGATTCGGATCGCCGCGCGAAGCCACCAACATTCAATGGGGCCACAACCAACATCATCTTCTTCAAAGATGTTTTCGCCGAAGCCTTGGAAGGGGAACGCCCTGCGATCTTAAGCGAAAACCGTCAGGCTCCTGCTATGGCATCCAATGGTGGCGGTGGCGGAATGGCATCTCCCGCGGCCTCGGGGGGTGGGGAAGCTGGCGAATGGGCCGACATCATCTCCCCCACAACGATCCAGGACGAAGTTAAACGCCTGAACAACCAGCTATTGGAAACAGTTCAGAACGTCCGGAAGTTCAATGGTGGAGGCTTCGAGGAAGCTCGCCGCGACTTTACCGAACTGGCCATGCTGTTTGAAATCATCGACGAGCACGACGGTGACGTCCGCTGGAAAGAATTCGCGTTGACCGCTCGCGACGGTTTTGCCCGGGCCGGGTTCAACTCGAAAGTTGGCACCGACAACTCTTTCAAAGAAGCCAAGCTTCGTGCGGAAGATCTCGAACAGTTGGTACGTGGCGGATCGCTAGATGTTCGCGAAGCCGATCCCAAAGCAACCTGGGAAGAAATCGCCGATCGCCCGCCACTGATGCAGCGTCTGGAAATCGCTTATCAAAAACGTTTGAAACCGATGACCGCGAGCGCCTCAGAGTTCAACGACAACATCGAAGACATTCTGCATGAAGCCGAAATCGTCGCGGCGATTGGCCACGCGATGCAAAAGGAAGGCTTCGAGTACTACGACGACGAAGACTACGTGACGTTTTGTCAGCAGATGCAAGATGCCGCGTTACGTGTCGTTAAAGCGGTGAAAGAAAACAACGCCGACGAGGCACGCAAAGCGACCGGTGACGTCGGTCAGGCCTGCACGCTTTGTCACGAGAGCTACCGTTAG
- a CDS encoding DNA-directed RNA polymerase subunit alpha C-terminal domain-containing protein, translating to MPRIPLNSADQQHDDLLAKLEMSTAEIGLTVRTTNCLEEKGIFTVRDLLNCTPADLLSISNFGEKTLDEVYSALEGVGFYRHTRQLARATAAAV from the coding sequence ATGCCACGAATTCCTCTAAATTCGGCGGACCAACAGCACGACGATTTGTTGGCCAAGCTGGAAATGAGTACTGCGGAAATCGGATTGACTGTCCGCACTACGAATTGCCTTGAGGAAAAGGGCATCTTCACCGTTCGCGATCTGTTGAACTGCACACCAGCCGATTTGTTGAGCATCTCCAACTTCGGCGAAAAGACCCTCGACGAGGTCTACTCGGCGCTGGAAGGCGTTGGGTTCTATCGTCACACCCGCCAACTCGCTCGTGCCACGGCTGCTGCCGTTTAA
- a CDS encoding sugar phosphate isomerase/epimerase encodes MKSHGTISRRQLMLGTSCLAAAGMLPGTLPAAEPIADRKAPKFKLSLAAYSYRKLLQDANSGVTLKTFIDDCAKMQLDGTELTSYYFPKDVTPGYLYDLKSHAFRQGLSVSGTAIGNDFGHPPGEKRDEQIQLTKTWIENAAMLGAPVIRVFAGHQKKGVSAEETHKLMVEGLNEVCDYAGKHGVFLALENHGGPTATAAGLLKLVQAVDSEWFGVNLDSGNFHSDDIYGELAQVAPYALNAQIKVVVSGPDKKKVPTDFKRVFDILSEANYRGFVVLEYEENENPREECPKFIETLREAMG; translated from the coding sequence ATGAAGTCTCACGGAACCATTTCGCGCCGCCAGCTGATGCTTGGCACGTCCTGTCTCGCTGCTGCCGGTATGTTGCCGGGAACTTTGCCAGCCGCGGAGCCCATTGCCGATCGCAAGGCACCGAAATTCAAGCTGAGCTTGGCCGCTTATAGCTACCGCAAGCTGCTGCAAGATGCCAACTCTGGCGTGACGCTGAAGACGTTCATCGATGACTGCGCCAAGATGCAGCTCGACGGAACCGAGCTGACATCCTATTACTTCCCCAAAGATGTGACGCCGGGATATTTGTATGACTTGAAGTCGCACGCATTCCGCCAAGGGCTTAGCGTTTCCGGAACAGCAATCGGAAACGACTTTGGACATCCGCCTGGGGAAAAACGCGACGAGCAAATCCAACTCACCAAGACATGGATTGAAAACGCGGCGATGCTTGGGGCTCCGGTCATTCGCGTTTTTGCCGGGCATCAAAAGAAGGGCGTTTCCGCGGAAGAAACACACAAATTGATGGTCGAAGGCTTGAATGAAGTCTGCGACTATGCCGGAAAACATGGCGTCTTCCTGGCCTTGGAAAATCATGGTGGTCCCACGGCCACGGCTGCTGGACTGCTGAAGCTTGTTCAAGCTGTCGATAGCGAGTGGTTTGGCGTGAATCTAGATTCTGGCAACTTCCACAGCGATGACATCTATGGCGAGCTCGCGCAAGTGGCTCCCTACGCACTGAATGCGCAAATCAAAGTGGTGGTCTCTGGCCCTGATAAAAAGAAGGTCCCGACCGACTTCAAACGAGTCTTCGACATCCTCAGCGAAGCCAACTATCGTGGCTTCGTCGTACTGGAATATGAAGAGAACGAAAATCCACGCGAAGAGTGCCCGAAGTTCATCGAGACACTACGTGAAGCGATGGGTTAA